From the genome of Arvicola amphibius chromosome 9, mArvAmp1.2, whole genome shotgun sequence:
GTAAGATAACACAATTGTCTCACAGTTCTAAGATgctaaaaattcaaagtcaaggTATCAGTGGGGCCTTGCTCTCTCTGTGACTCTAGGCAGACTCCTTCCTTGCCTCTTTCCAGCTTCTGGTGGTGGCTGGCAGTCCTTGGCAGTCCTTGGCTTGCAGCGGCATcactccagcctctgccttcatcATCAAATGTTCTCTTTGTGCGTctgtttctgttcttcctcttctaAGGGCCAACCCCACCTTGCTCCCGCATGACCCCATCTTAGCCTATCTAACATTTGCAGAGGTACTTTTGAGGTGCATTTCTCTGGGGGAGGGACACATCTCAACTCATCAGATGGGCTAACTGCCCtcttttacaggtgaggaaagtCTAATTCAGGGGACAATTGCCTGAGGCCCCCAAAAACTGGGAAACTGTACTACAGGGCTTCTAGCTTTCTTTACCACTGGGGGTCTGCTCTACACTGAGGAGATCTCATGGTTCCTCCTTCCCTGGGGCTTAGGCATGGAAGGCCAAAATGAGACTAATCCATAAGCAACCCCGCCTGCCCTGTTCTCCCCAGGGCAGATCAGGCGCTGGCAACTCTCACCATGAGAAAATTCTGCGAGGACAAGGTGGCCACGGAACTGCAGCCCTCCCAGCGCCGGTGAGCAGCCCAGTGGGGAAGGGCTGATCCTCTTGCTCAGGCAGCACACCTGAATCCTACAATGCAAAGGATCCAGGCACTGTCCCAAGTTCTGGGGACTCAGAACAAACAAGGTTAGGCTCTCGTGGCATTCATTCCACTAGAGTGGAAGACAAGAAGCCACGCACAAACAGATTAGGTCATTCTAGCTGAAGGTGTGGTTCGTGAAGAAAGTACATCAGAGGCTTGTGAGAAAGGCTTTACGGGAGGAGCCGAGCTTGCCTCCTTGAAGTTTAAAAGAACATTCTAGGTCTCCCAAGGTTTGGTAGTTAGTATGAGGCGCCCTCTAGAGGAAGACActgatgctttctttccttggcACACTCTCCACCAGCTATGTCAGCTACTTCAGCGGGCTGCTGTCTGGCTCCATCAGGATGAACAGCAGTCCGCTCTTCTTGCACTATGTGTTTGTACCCATGCTGCCAGCCTTTGAGCCCAACACAGGTGAGTCCACCTGGGATGTATTCCACAGGAACAGCCGTTTCCCACCCCCACTTCACCCCACATGTCTTCCTCTACCCCTCCAGGCTTCCAGCCCTTCCTCAAGATCTACCAGTCTATGCAGCTAGTCTACACATCTGGAGTTTAGTGAGTGCTCTGTTCCCTGGCCCTGACACCTGCCCGTGCCTGCGTCCCTCTGTCTGTCCCCAGCCTCCCCAGGCTCCGCCTTCTGGCTCCAGCCAAGGAAGTACTCTCTAGGGCCTGACTCTACATGGCCACCTCTGTGCCCTCCCTGGATGCTTCTGACTGTTCTGCCTTCTCTCTACCCAAAGTCACATTGCAGGCCCCGGACCCCAGCAGCTTTGCATCAGCCTAGAGCCAGCTCTCCTCCTCAAAGGCGATGTCATGGTGAGGGGGATCCTGAGGCTGGGGACTGTAATGGAGTGGGGGCTTCTAGCCATATAGTCAACTGACCAGGTATCAGTTCAAGCAGGACTGGAGGGCCCAAAGGAAACCCTCCACCTGGTATCCCGAAGGAGAGTTCACCTTGAAACAAGGGCATGGCAGAAGCTGTCAACTGGCAGCCCTTGGGGTAAAGGCACAAATAAGGCAAGATGGATATGAAGGCCTGACCCCAGACTCCTGCCCTCCTTCAGGTAACCTGCTATCACAAGGGTGGCCAGGGGACAGACCGAACCCTTGTGTTCCGAGTTCAGTTCCACACATGTACCATCCATGGGTCACGGCTCGCCTTCCCCAAGGACCAGCTGGATGAGGCCTGGGCCGGTGAGTCAGGCTTATAAAGTGGCAGGTGGGCAGAGACGGGGTGCCAGCAGGGCCTGGCTcctcaccaccacctcctccacagaTGAGCGGTTCCCCTTCCAAGCCTCAGTAgagtttgtcttctcttccagtcCTGAGAAGATCAAAGGTAAGTGGGAGCAGGAAGGGTAAAGTGCTGAGGGTATTGGGGGACCCCTGATCTTCAGTACTCAGGCGGCTTTCTACAGGCAACACCCCACGGAatgatccctctgtctctgtggattATAACACAACGGAGCCTGCTGTACGCTGGGACTCCTACGAGAACTTCAACCAGCACCATGAGGACAGTGTGGATGGTGTGTGGGGTGGAGGACAGTGGGGATGGTGTGGGTGGAGGACAGTGGGGATGGTGTGGGGTGGAGGACAGTGGGGATGGTGTGGGTGGAGGACAGTGGGGATGGTGTGGGTGGAGGACAGTGGGGATGGTGTGGGGTGGAGGACAGTGGGGATGGTGTGGGGTGGAGGACAGTGGGGATGGGGTGTGGGATGGTGGGCTGGCGGAGATATAGCTTTGTGGTTTGTGTGAAGAGGCACACTAAGGTGTTAGTGATGTCCCCACTCAAATTCTTCTCCACTCAGGCTCCTTGGCCCACACAAGGGGCCCCCTGGATGGCAGTCCTTATGCCCAGGTGCAGAGGGTCCCCCGTCAGACTCCACCAGCACCTTCTCCAGAGCTTCCCCCGCCCCCCATGCTCTCTGTCAGCAGCGACTCTGGCCACTCATCCACACTCACCACAGAACCCACAGCAGAATCCCCTGGCCGACCACCCCCAACCGCTGCTGAACGTCAGGAGCTGGATCGTCTGCTGGGAGGCTGTGGAGTGGCCAGTGGGGGCCGTGGAGCTGGGCGTGAGACAGCTATCCTAGATGATGAAGAGCAGCCCTCTGTGGGTGGGGGCCTGCACCTTGGGATGTATCCAGGTCACAGGCCTGGCCTCAGCCGCCACTGCTCCTGCCGGCAGGGCTACCGGGAGCCTTGTGCAGTCCCCAATGGGGGTTACTACCGGCCAGAGGGAACCCTGGAGAGACGACGGCCCTATGGAGGCTATGAGGGACACCCCCAGGGCTACACTGAAAGCTCTATGGAGAAGAGGCGCCTCTGCAGGTCACTGTCAGAAGGGCCATACCCCTACGCATCTGAGCTCGGGAAACCAGCCAATGGAGACTTTGGCTACCGCTCAGCAGGTTACCGGGAGGTGGTGATCCTGGAGGACCCTGCAGTACCTGCCTTATGCTCATGCCCAGCCTGTGAGGAGAAGCTGGCCCTGCCCACAGCAGCCCTGTATGGACTGCGACTagagagggaggctggagaggggTGGGCCAGCGAAGCAGGCAAGCCTCTCCTGCATCCAGTGAGGCCCGGACACCCATTGCCTCTGCTGGTGCCTGCCTGTGGGCATCACCATGCCCCAATGCCTGACTACAGCTGCCTGAAGCCACCCAAGGTGGGCGAGGAAGGGCATGAGAGCTGCTCTTATGCCATATGCCCTGAAGGCAGGTATGGGCATCCGGGGTACCCTGCCCTGGTAACCTATGGCTATGGAGGAGCAGTTCCCAGTTACTGCCCAGCATATGGCCGGGTACCTCACAGTTGTGGATCCCCAGGTGAGAGCAGAGGGTACCCTAGCCCTGGTGCTCACTCGCCACGGGCTGGTTCTGTGTCCCCGGGGAGTCCACCCTTCTTGCAGTCCAGGAAGCTGGGTTATGAGATTCCTGCAGAGGACGGAAGGGACAAGTACCCACTGCCTGGGCACCCGGCCTCAACAGGAGGACCCTTGGCATCTACAGGTGAGGACAGTAGAGTGGGAGTGTCCAGGGCAGAGGAGGGTTCTAAATGCTGCTATGGGTGCATGGGTGGGAGGGAACTGAGCCAGACAGAAAAGCAAGCTCCTGTTCACAGAGCCCCTCTCCCTATCTCAGAGTCACCTGAGCTgtcctggagggatggctccacTGGGCACAGCACGCTGCCTCGGTCTCCCCAGTGCACTGCCTCTTCAGAGCTGTCTGGTCCCTCCACGCCCCTGCACACCAGCAGCCCAGTCCAGGGCAAAGAAAGGTACACAGGGGGCCAAGGCTACTTGGGCACTTTGTCTGGTATCGGCAGCCCAAGGCAGGGACTGTCTGACCATCTGCATTTCCCCTGCAGCACCCGACAGCAAGACACCAGGTCTTCCTCCGTGGCACCAACTCAGAGACTGGGTCCTGGCGAGGCCTCGCCCTCTGTTGTCCAGGGAGGCACTGAAAAGGCTCCTGAGCGGCTGGCCAGcagcaggcctgagccaccagaCCTTAGCCCTTTCTCCCACACCTCCCCACCCAGCTCACCCAATGGCTGGCCTCAGGAAAGGAGCCCAGGGAGTCAGCCCAACAGTGCCAGTCCTCGGGGCCCTGTGCCAACCACCCTGCCTGGACTCCACCATGCTCCCTGGCGGGGCCCCCCAGACAGCCCAGATGGTTCCCCCCTTACTCCCGTGCCTACCCAAATGCCCTGGCTTGTGGCCAGCCCAGAGCCACTCCAGAGCTCGCCCACCCCTGCCTTCCCATTGGCTGCCTCCTATGATGCCAGTGGTCCCACTCAGCCACCACTTCCTGAAAAACGACACCTGCCTGGGTCTGGGCAGCAGCCATCACCACCAGCCAGAGGCACCAATCAGCACGTCACCTTTGCAGCTCCTCTCCCAGATGTCACCCAACCCCCAGGTATAAGGGGGTTGTAGGACAATTGGATGTCCTTTAAAGAACCTCACCTCCCAGAGAGACCGTGGGGACCCCTGGGGCTTGGACTCAACCCCTCCCTCTCCTAGAGCACCATTTACAGGAGAACCAAACCAATGTCAAGTTCGTCCAGGACACGTCCAAGTTCTGGTACAAGCCGCACTTGTCCCGTGACCAAGGTATGAAGTCAGAAAAGGTAGTgtgcccatcccaccccacttccAAGGCCTGTCTTGGCTGTGAGTCTCATCCTGACGGTTCCCTCTGTCTAAGCTCTTAGTGGAGTTGCTCAGCAGCGGCGACTCAGCTTTGGCCTCAGACTAGCTGTCCAAAGCCCTATGACTCCAGGTCCCAGAGTTCCGCCATCCACACAGCTGTCGGAGTGGGAGATTTGGGAACCTGCTAGTGGGGCTGTGGAGGCTGCCAACCAACTCTTAACTTTTGCCCTGCAGCCATCGCCCTGCTCAAAGACAAAGACCCTGGGGCCTTCCTGATCAGGGACAGCCATTCATTCCAAGGAGCCTACGGACTAGCCCTCAAGGTGGCTACACCCCCACCCAGCGCCCAGCCCTGGAAAGGTAGAGGATGCTCTAGCTGAGGGAGCAGGTGTGGCGAGGGGAGAAGCAGTAGAATCAAATGTAGAGCGATGCACAGGACAGCTCCATGAAGGGAAGGGGCAAGGAAAGCCCACCAGGGAGCAACTGAGATCCTGGAATCCAGTAAAGCTTCACTTTTacacccctccctccactcaGGGGACCCCTCAGAGCAGCTGGTTCGCCATTTCCTCATTGAGACTGGGCCCAAAGGCGTGAAGATCAAGGGTTGTCCTACTGAGCCCTATTTTGGTGAGTCTGAGAGGGCTCTAAGGGGTCAGTGAAGGGAGAGGCCTCAAGAGGGCAGTAGAGAAAGCCTGGCTATCCATGTGTCCTTCAGGATGTGTTTCCCTCCCCTTGCAGGCAGCCTCTCTGCCCTGGTCTCTCAACACTCCATCTCCCCTATCTCCCTGCCCTGCTGTCTGCGAATCCCCAGTAAAGGTGTGTAATGTCTCCTCAGCTCTCATCACCCCTACAGCCAAATCCAAAAGgcctcctcccaccccttccaTTAGGGTAGCTAAGGGAGTAGTCCTCCAGCACCTAGGGAAACCTCTCCCTCTTGACCTTCCTTGGTGGCCCTCATAtcctcagatcctctggaaaaagCCCCAGAGGCCCCAGTGCCTACGAACATGAGCACAGCAGCAGACCTCCTGCGGCAGGGAGCAGGTAGGaggcctccttcccctccctccccctggtGCTCAAGAGGACACTGTAGGCTCCATTGATAGGACGGTGGGAGGTAGACCCACAAAGGCGGAGAAGCCCCATGTTgtcaggaagcaggaaagggGTCACAAGCTAAGTTTTTGGGGTTCACAAGCTAAGTTTTTGGGGTTCACAATACAGGAGTCACAGCTGCTGCAGATCCCTTGGTGTCTGGGAGGCACCTTTCTAACTTGTCAGTGTGTGGTTCTGTGCATCCAAACAGCACTTGGCAGAGAAATGCACAGGACGATGGGATGAGAAGCTGAAGCGTGACAGAACCTGGTTCTGGCAAAGCCATGCTAGCTCATCAacctacttcctgtctctttaGCCTGCAGTGTGCTCTACCTGACCTCCGTGGAGACAGAGTCACTGACTGGTCCGCAAGCTGTGGCCAAGGCCAGCTccgcagctctgagctgcagccCCAACCCAGTACCAGCCATTGTCCACTTCAAGGTTTCAGCTCAAGGCATCACACTGACAGACAACCAGAGAAAGTGAGCCTAGAGTCCCAAGGAGGggactggatttttttcttcttttcatgtatgtgtgtggtgtatgtgtacatacatgtctgCATTATGTATGAAGAAGCCACTTTGATAATTAAGAATCTTTCTGGTCCCTGGTTTTGGTcgcatatgactttaatccctgtactcaggaggcagaggtaggtggatctgaattcgaggccagtctagtctaccttattgaaacaaggtctctcaaaCCCAAAAATCAGAGACACAGCTAGTCTTGCTAGCTAGCTCTCTGCTGGGACTTCACCTCCACTTTCTGAGGCTGAACTGCGTGCGGgtcctggggacccaaactcaacTTTTAGCTTGTATGGCTACTCCATGATTTTAACCCCAGCCCAgaaacctggatttatttctttctaaaaactaatttatttacttttattttatgtgcactggtgttttgcctgcatgcatggtctgtgtgagggtgtcagatcccctgaactggagttacagacagttgtgagctgcatgtgggtactgggaattgaacctggatcccctggaagagcagccagtgctcttaacctctgagctgtctctacATCTTTGAAAcctagatttctttttctttttttcctccttggtttttcaagacagagtttctctgtgtagcccttagtgtatgtaggccaggctggccttaaactcagagttccacctgcctctgcctcctgagtgctgggattaaaggtgtgcgccaccaccagtgGCAAACCCTGGATTTCTAAGTGTGacttcccttccccaactcctcacaGGCTCTTCTTTCGCCGCCATTACCCCGTGAACAGCATCACCTTCTCTAGCACTGACCCCCAGGACCGCAGGTGAGGCTTCCTCTGAGCCCCTCCCCAGACTGTGGTCCTGTCGGCCTCAGGCCCAGCTCGCCCTTTAGGAGctgtgccctggctgtcctccttCAGGGCTCTCTCTTTACAGATGGACCAACCCCGATGGAACCACCTCCAAGTGAGTCTCCCTGCAAGCCCATCCCTGCCCTGGTAACAAGCCCCCCACACGGCCAGCATTACTCTCTTGTGAAAGGGAGGCAAGGGCCCATGCGTGGCTTTGTCCCTGTAGGATCTTTGGTTTTGTGGCCAAGAAGCCAGGAAGTCCCTGGGAAAATGTGTGTCACCTCTTTGCGGAGCTTGACCCAGACCAACCAGCAAGTGCCATAGTCACCTTCATCACCAAAGTTCTACTGGGccagagaaaatgaaggaaagccGAAAGCTCGGAGCTCACATCCACACTGCGCtcgcccagcacccacagctctcACTGCCTTGGCCTGGACTCAGGCCTTAGGAGCCGGTGCCCACCCTATGAAAGTGTAAGCGGCACCAGCCTGGGCCACTCTCCTTTTCTGCCCTTGCCTGCTGAGCTAACTGAGTGGGCCCATGAGATGACCTGGCACGTGagcagatggcagaggcaggtgtgagggGTGAAGAAGTATCAGTAGTGGAGGCCTGGTGGGGAATGACCCTGCCAGCTCCACCCAGCTGCAGGTCCCAtcatggagagagggagagaagcgTGGGAACTTTCTGCGCCCCCTCTGAACAGAGACCAGAGTGGGATCAAataaatagaggaaaaaagagagtCTATTTTTGTGTAATAATAAAGAATTTCTATAAACTATTGAGGAATTGATTACTTCttcataggaagaaaaaaaatgcacattttcAAGAGACATCCCCTTGCTGGCCTGTGTGCCAGAGTTGCCCTGGGGCCACCCACCCTCAGCTGTCTCTACCGACTCGCCCTGGCCCTCTGACTTTCCAGAAAGGAGtccctttctgtctgtcctgaTAAATATGGAAACTCCGTCTTTATTGGGTGTATAAACATTTCTGGTCTGTACATACATTTCATACATCATAGTGCAGGGCCTGGAAGGAGGGGCAAAGGAGCCCCAGCAGCACAACAGCACCCCCCCCCAGTTCTACCCACTGTGCAAACTGagaccaagagcccctgaaatggggggagaagatgggggagtTGGTTGCAGGGCGGGGGGTCTATGTAGACTCTAGAATCAAACACTGAAGCAAAAACAGTCAACTGGCACAAGCAGCAAGCTGGGCACAGGGTCGGGAAGTGGgcaaggaaagggaggggaggggacaagcTGCGGCCCTGAGCAACAGCCACAACATAATACATGCCTAGTGCCTTAGCCCCATCTTGGGGAGCCAGGGCTAGCGGTGCCTTGAGGAAGAGTTCAGacaaggagacagaagcaagggcTACAGTCCCATGCCACCACACAGCCCCGCATTCACACATGTAGTAAGGGTAGTCTGTGTGTGGGCAGGTAGGGAGCCAGGCTCAGGCTTTCTGTGGTGCTTGAGTGTGGGGGCGGGGCTGTCTCTCAATGGAGACCCTAGATGTGACTTAGGACAGCAGCCGGTGAAAGGAGAGATGGCCAAGACAGACCCCCTAGCCCAGCCAGGGGGAGACAGCAGCAACTGGCTCACATGAGGGCACGGAATGAAAAGAGGTTTCAGGGGAACTATGGGTAAATAGGGACAGGCAGGCTGCCTCTACTTCACCCTCAGCCCAAACAGCAGGTAGGCTTACACCTCCGTTTCCACAGGGTCCAGTGAGTAAAAGGAGATCTGGGTGCCCACTGACTAAAGCAAGGGGACATCAACACTGTTCTCTGCCCATTCCTATCACCAAAGGCTCAGGCTCAGGCCCAGGGACAGAAGGTCCAGCCTGACTGGGCCCTGAGCTGGTAGGGGCAGGGTAATGTCCTCTCAGGGCCTGCTGGTGAGCAAACCCTGGGGAAGACTGGAGGGAGgctgcagaaggagaaggggCAGATGTGCAGTGAAGCCTCTAGCCACTTAAGGGGTGCAGGTCAACTTTCACCTTCTCCCCACAACTGAGCATTCCAATGGTTGGAAAGAAGCCTCCAGAAGGCACAACAGCATCCTTCTTCCCTATGATCTTGCCATTCCGGGTGAAGAAAACCTGGTggtgaaggcagagaggagaaggtGGATGCTGGTATCTCCCCTGGGGATACTCAGGCATGAAGCCCAACTTTGGGAGTCATTTGGGCTGATATGGGAAGCAACCACAAGAGGGCGGATTGAGCCTGGAAAATAGGCTGGAACTATAGAGCCTGGACTCGAGCTACTGTGAGCCCTGGCAGCTCCAGACCTTGACTCCCCCTCCCACCCGCTCTGGCGGTCCTGTTTTCACTAGTGGTCTCCCCAGGACCCAGAGTGAGCCCAAACCCCTACTCACCACCACCTTCTTGCCCTCATGCTCCTGCtctatctcttcctcctcttcctcctcctcttcctcctcttcctcttcaccttCCTGGTGCAGGTACATGACATTTCGGACATTCCGGACAGCCCGGGCAGTCGGGGACAAGATCACTGTGTCACAACTGTCATCACTGTCCCCTAGGAGACAGGAAACATGAGCTCCTGAGGTACCTACCGCCCACTGCCCTGAGCAGTCTGGCTGCTGCCCAATCTCACTCACCCTCACTGTCCAGAATGTAGTCCCGGGGGAACATGATTCCACAGCCCATAATGTCCCCTTTGTAACAGCGTGGCCCAAAGGGGTCCCCCACACCACTGCCATGGAAGATCTTCCCATCATCtgttggagggaggggaaaggacacATTGAAGGGTTGACTCTACAATCCTCAGGGTGACAGAAAGGTCAGAGACAGGTGCAGGAAGGACGctaggttttaaaaaagaaaacaatgtccaTTTGATTGAACTGGTCAGAAGAAAGGACAGGGTCCCTAGGGTGGAtgagcaagctgggaagggagggaggggagtccAGGCGCCAAGGCTCAGTATTCTCAGGAAACACTACAGGAAATCTGAGCGATCTTCAGGAAGGGCACAGGGAGCCAAGTCAGAGGCCTGCAGTGTTCACTCTGGCCCAGTCCTCCTGCCCTGTCCTCTGCCTTTGACTTTCAGGactaagagaaaaaataagatgaaaggaAAGTCTGAGCAgcctagaaaaaagaaaagagaagctacATGTGAGTCTGCAGAATGTGGGACCCTGTgtcccatctccccagctctacaCCAGTAGCTTCCGCTCACCTGCATGGTATGCCACAGACCCTCTGCTCCAGCCAGGGTGCCTGTTCTTGGGATAATCCTACAGCAGGAAGACAAAAGGAAGTCTGTGACATCACCCATGATGATCggggacagaaacagaagaaagggcaTCTGACTCAGCAACAACTCAAATGGCCTGGCAGTCCAAGGAGAATAGAAAGGGGCTCAGTTTCAGGGCCAGACAAGGTGACACACTTAGGACACTGTCTTCTGTCACAAGGCCTGTCCTCTAAACAGACCCTTAGAACTACG
Proteins encoded in this window:
- the Tns2 gene encoding tensin-2 isoform X1, with the protein product MCWEGASCPIFRPSDSHRGRRARPRRAMKPRKAEPHSFREKVFRKKVPVCAVCKVTIDGTGVSCRVCKVATHRKCEAKVTSSCQALPPAELRRNTAPVRRIEHLGSTKSLNHSKQRSTLPRSFSLDPLMERRWDLDLTYVTERILAAAFPARPDEQRHRGHLRELAHVLQSKHRDKYLLFNLSEKRHDLTRLNPKVQDFGWPELHAPPLDKLCSICKAMETWLSADPQHVVVLYCKGSKGKLGVIVSAYMHYSKISAGADQALATLTMRKFCEDKVATELQPSQRRYVSYFSGLLSGSIRMNSSPLFLHYVFVPMLPAFEPNTGFQPFLKIYQSMQLVYTSGVYHIAGPGPQQLCISLEPALLLKGDVMVTCYHKGGQGTDRTLVFRVQFHTCTIHGSRLAFPKDQLDEAWADERFPFQASVEFVFSSSPEKIKGNTPRNDPSVSVDYNTTEPAVRWDSYENFNQHHEDSVDGSLAHTRGPLDGSPYAQVQRVPRQTPPAPSPELPPPPMLSVSSDSGHSSTLTTEPTAESPGRPPPTAAERQELDRLLGGCGVASGGRGAGRETAILDDEEQPSVGGGLHLGMYPGHRPGLSRHCSCRQGYREPCAVPNGGYYRPEGTLERRRPYGGYEGHPQGYTESSMEKRRLCRSLSEGPYPYASELGKPANGDFGYRSAGYREVVILEDPAVPALCSCPACEEKLALPTAALYGLRLEREAGEGWASEAGKPLLHPVRPGHPLPLLVPACGHHHAPMPDYSCLKPPKVGEEGHESCSYAICPEGRYGHPGYPALVTYGYGGAVPSYCPAYGRVPHSCGSPGESRGYPSPGAHSPRAGSVSPGSPPFLQSRKLGYEIPAEDGRDKYPLPGHPASTGGPLASTESPELSWRDGSTGHSTLPRSPQCTASSELSGPSTPLHTSSPVQGKESTRQQDTRSSSVAPTQRLGPGEASPSVVQGGTEKAPERLASSRPEPPDLSPFSHTSPPSSPNGWPQERSPGSQPNSASPRGPVPTTLPGLHHAPWRGPPDSPDGSPLTPVPTQMPWLVASPEPLQSSPTPAFPLAASYDASGPTQPPLPEKRHLPGSGQQPSPPARGTNQHVTFAAPLPDVTQPPEHHLQENQTNVKFVQDTSKFWYKPHLSRDQAIALLKDKDPGAFLIRDSHSFQGAYGLALKVATPPPSAQPWKGDPSEQLVRHFLIETGPKGVKIKGCPTEPYFGSLSALVSQHSISPISLPCCLRIPSKDPLEKAPEAPVPTNMSTAADLLRQGAACSVLYLTSVETESLTGPQAVAKASSAALSCSPNPVPAIVHFKVSAQGITLTDNQRKLFFRRHYPVNSITFSSTDPQDRRWTNPDGTTSKIFGFVAKKPGSPWENVCHLFAELDPDQPASAIVTFITKVLLGQRK
- the Tns2 gene encoding tensin-2 isoform X2; its protein translation is MKSSGPVERLLRVLGRRDSSRATSRPRKAEPHSFREKVFRKKVPVCAVCKVTIDGTGVSCRVCKVATHRKCEAKVTSSCQALPPAELRRNTAPVRRIEHLGSTKSLNHSKQRSTLPRSFSLDPLMERRWDLDLTYVTERILAAAFPARPDEQRHRGHLRELAHVLQSKHRDKYLLFNLSEKRHDLTRLNPKVQDFGWPELHAPPLDKLCSICKAMETWLSADPQHVVVLYCKGSKGKLGVIVSAYMHYSKISAGADQALATLTMRKFCEDKVATELQPSQRRYVSYFSGLLSGSIRMNSSPLFLHYVFVPMLPAFEPNTGFQPFLKIYQSMQLVYTSGVYHIAGPGPQQLCISLEPALLLKGDVMVTCYHKGGQGTDRTLVFRVQFHTCTIHGSRLAFPKDQLDEAWADERFPFQASVEFVFSSSPEKIKGNTPRNDPSVSVDYNTTEPAVRWDSYENFNQHHEDSVDGSLAHTRGPLDGSPYAQVQRVPRQTPPAPSPELPPPPMLSVSSDSGHSSTLTTEPTAESPGRPPPTAAERQELDRLLGGCGVASGGRGAGRETAILDDEEQPSVGGGLHLGMYPGHRPGLSRHCSCRQGYREPCAVPNGGYYRPEGTLERRRPYGGYEGHPQGYTESSMEKRRLCRSLSEGPYPYASELGKPANGDFGYRSAGYREVVILEDPAVPALCSCPACEEKLALPTAALYGLRLEREAGEGWASEAGKPLLHPVRPGHPLPLLVPACGHHHAPMPDYSCLKPPKVGEEGHESCSYAICPEGRYGHPGYPALVTYGYGGAVPSYCPAYGRVPHSCGSPGESRGYPSPGAHSPRAGSVSPGSPPFLQSRKLGYEIPAEDGRDKYPLPGHPASTGGPLASTESPELSWRDGSTGHSTLPRSPQCTASSELSGPSTPLHTSSPVQGKESTRQQDTRSSSVAPTQRLGPGEASPSVVQGGTEKAPERLASSRPEPPDLSPFSHTSPPSSPNGWPQERSPGSQPNSASPRGPVPTTLPGLHHAPWRGPPDSPDGSPLTPVPTQMPWLVASPEPLQSSPTPAFPLAASYDASGPTQPPLPEKRHLPGSGQQPSPPARGTNQHVTFAAPLPDVTQPPEHHLQENQTNVKFVQDTSKFWYKPHLSRDQAIALLKDKDPGAFLIRDSHSFQGAYGLALKVATPPPSAQPWKGDPSEQLVRHFLIETGPKGVKIKGCPTEPYFGSLSALVSQHSISPISLPCCLRIPSKDPLEKAPEAPVPTNMSTAADLLRQGAACSVLYLTSVETESLTGPQAVAKASSAALSCSPNPVPAIVHFKVSAQGITLTDNQRKLFFRRHYPVNSITFSSTDPQDRRWTNPDGTTSKIFGFVAKKPGSPWENVCHLFAELDPDQPASAIVTFITKVLLGQRK
- the Tns2 gene encoding tensin-2 isoform X3, with amino-acid sequence MGWPGGAPCCCPGPPRPRPSGRPPQPRKAEPHSFREKVFRKKVPVCAVCKVTIDGTGVSCRVCKVATHRKCEAKVTSSCQALPPAELRRNTAPVRRIEHLGSTKSLNHSKQRSTLPRSFSLDPLMERRWDLDLTYVTERILAAAFPARPDEQRHRGHLRELAHVLQSKHRDKYLLFNLSEKRHDLTRLNPKVQDFGWPELHAPPLDKLCSICKAMETWLSADPQHVVVLYCKGSKGKLGVIVSAYMHYSKISAGADQALATLTMRKFCEDKVATELQPSQRRYVSYFSGLLSGSIRMNSSPLFLHYVFVPMLPAFEPNTGFQPFLKIYQSMQLVYTSGVYHIAGPGPQQLCISLEPALLLKGDVMVTCYHKGGQGTDRTLVFRVQFHTCTIHGSRLAFPKDQLDEAWADERFPFQASVEFVFSSSPEKIKGNTPRNDPSVSVDYNTTEPAVRWDSYENFNQHHEDSVDGSLAHTRGPLDGSPYAQVQRVPRQTPPAPSPELPPPPMLSVSSDSGHSSTLTTEPTAESPGRPPPTAAERQELDRLLGGCGVASGGRGAGRETAILDDEEQPSVGGGLHLGMYPGHRPGLSRHCSCRQGYREPCAVPNGGYYRPEGTLERRRPYGGYEGHPQGYTESSMEKRRLCRSLSEGPYPYASELGKPANGDFGYRSAGYREVVILEDPAVPALCSCPACEEKLALPTAALYGLRLEREAGEGWASEAGKPLLHPVRPGHPLPLLVPACGHHHAPMPDYSCLKPPKVGEEGHESCSYAICPEGRYGHPGYPALVTYGYGGAVPSYCPAYGRVPHSCGSPGESRGYPSPGAHSPRAGSVSPGSPPFLQSRKLGYEIPAEDGRDKYPLPGHPASTGGPLASTESPELSWRDGSTGHSTLPRSPQCTASSELSGPSTPLHTSSPVQGKESTRQQDTRSSSVAPTQRLGPGEASPSVVQGGTEKAPERLASSRPEPPDLSPFSHTSPPSSPNGWPQERSPGSQPNSASPRGPVPTTLPGLHHAPWRGPPDSPDGSPLTPVPTQMPWLVASPEPLQSSPTPAFPLAASYDASGPTQPPLPEKRHLPGSGQQPSPPARGTNQHVTFAAPLPDVTQPPEHHLQENQTNVKFVQDTSKFWYKPHLSRDQAIALLKDKDPGAFLIRDSHSFQGAYGLALKVATPPPSAQPWKGDPSEQLVRHFLIETGPKGVKIKGCPTEPYFGSLSALVSQHSISPISLPCCLRIPSKDPLEKAPEAPVPTNMSTAADLLRQGAACSVLYLTSVETESLTGPQAVAKASSAALSCSPNPVPAIVHFKVSAQGITLTDNQRKLFFRRHYPVNSITFSSTDPQDRRWTNPDGTTSKIFGFVAKKPGSPWENVCHLFAELDPDQPASAIVTFITKVLLGQRK